The genomic interval tctctacccgtctctctctctctctgcctgtctctctctctctacctgtctctctctctctctctgcctgtctctctctctctacctgtctctctctctctctctgcctgtctctgtctctctgcctgtctctctctctctacccgtctctctctctctgcctgtctctctctctctgcctgtcaaCAGTATGAGAGTCAGACATCGTTTGGATCCATGTACCCAACGCGTATTGAGGGGTAAGaacacctgtctgtcttacTGTCTCTGTCTTTCCAAGCAGTGTATGCTGTCAGAGTgagacctgtctgtctctcatgtgtgtgtctgtctgtctttcagaGCGACCCGGCTGTTCTGTGATGTGTATAACCCTCAGAGTAAGACGTACTGTAAGAGGCTGCAGGTTCTGTGTCCTGAACACTCCAGAGACCCAAAGGTCCGTCTGTCCCTCTAGCTGCTGCCCCTCAGAACATCTGAGACCCGTCTGCTGCTCACATGGACTAAAcactgtctctctgcctgtctctctgcctgtctgtctgcctgtctgtcaggtCCCGGCAGACGAGGTGTGTGGCTGTCCTCTGGTGAAAGACGTCTTCGAGCCGACAGGAGAGTTTTGTCGAGTGTCAAAGAGGAAGTGTAACAAACATTACTGCTGGGAGAAACTCCGCCGCGCTGAGGTCGACCTGGAGCGAGTCCGAGTGGTACGCACCCAACTTTATTAACACCAACTCTGTTATCaccaaactttatttacac from Sparus aurata chromosome 7, fSpaAur1.1, whole genome shotgun sequence carries:
- the cxxc1a gene encoding CXXC-type zinc finger protein 1a → MYPTRIEGATRLFCDVYNPQSKTYCKRLQVLCPEHSRDPKVPADEVCGCPLVKDVFEPTGEFCRVSKRKCNKHYCWEKLRRAEVDLERVRVWYKLDELFEQERNLRTAMTNRAGLLALMLHQTIQHDPITTDLRSAKDR